Proteins from a genomic interval of Heteronotia binoei isolate CCM8104 ecotype False Entrance Well chromosome 5, APGP_CSIRO_Hbin_v1, whole genome shotgun sequence:
- the LOC132571297 gene encoding zinc finger protein 660-like, which produces MLAVGGLRNSMEGAVIPKPEPDWAELEQGSDNPMEKQPTLQAALIGCDGQGWVPEKERKEEEGNTPNKGNSKQSSGEVKAEDQRLQAPEQEEIVEDERKTKRQKDKILAGNSLNEPVFHVPSDKNSTKRHSVCSQCGRCFSSISSLIAHERIHTEEKLYRCLSCGKTFGKKSTLIVHERIHTQEKPYPCPICGRSFSQISSLTAHQRIHTDEKPFECSLCGKSFSVKSSLIAHERIHTGEKPYKCTDCGKSFGHVSALIAHVRTHRGEKPFTCSACGKCFSQSSNLIVHERIHTGEKPYQCSDCDRSFNCSSVLIRHQRIHSEDKPYECSDCGKNLSCSASLIRHQRTHTGEKPFECLDCGESFSVKSSLSDHRRIHMGEKPDKCTDCPKDDCVRPCIGADERLHGREKRYNCADCGKCFARNSNLIRHQRIHTGKKPYNCTECGKNFLLSSDLIVHQRTHTGEKPYQCSDCGKCFSWSSQLHVHQRIHTGEKPYECSDCGKSFTCSSGLARHQRTHVGKKWSQSPE; this is translated from the exons ATGTTG GCTGTTGGAGGCCTTAGAAACAG CATGGAAGGCGCTGTGATCCCCAAACCTGAACCTGACTGGGCAGAGCTGGAACAGGGATCTGACAATCCCATGGAGAAACAACCTACCCTTCAGGCTGCACTTATCGGATGTGATG GTCAAGGTTGGGTGcctgagaaggaaagaaaagaggaagagggaaACACTCCTAATAAAGGGAATTCAAAACAATCGTCTGGGGAGGTAAAAGCAGAAGATCAACGCCTCCAAGCTCCTGAGCAGGAAGAGATTGTGGAAGACGAGAGGAAAACCAAAAGGCAGAAGGATAAAATTCTGGCCGGCAACAGTCTAAATGAGCCAGTTTTTCATGTTCCAAGTGATAAAAACTCCACCAAGAGACACTCAGTGTGCAGCCAGTGTGGAAGATGCTTCAGCAGTATCTCTAGCCTCATTGCTCACGAGAGAATCCACACGGAAGAGAAGCTCTATAGATGcctgagctgtgggaagacgTTTGGGAAGAAATCTACGCTCATTGTCCACGAAAGAATCCACACACAGGAGAAACCATACCCATGTCCCATCtgtgggaggagcttcagccagatCTCCAGCCTCACGGCCCACCAGAGAATCCACACGGACGAGAAGCCATTTGAGTGTTCATTGTGCGGGAAGAGCTTCAGTGTGAAATCCAGCCTGATCGCCCatgagagaatccacacaggggagaagccctacAAGTGCACAGATTGTGGGAAAAGCTTTGGCCACGTCTCTGCTCTCATTGCGCACGTGAGAACCCACAGAGGTGAGAAGCCCTTTACTTGCTCTGCGTGTGGGAAATGCTTCAGCCAGAGCTCCAACCTCATCGTGCACGAAAGAATCCACACTGGAGAGAAGCCCTACCAGTGCTCCGATTGCGACAGGAGCTTCAACTGCAGCTCAGTCCTCATtcggcatcagagaatccacagcGAGGACAAACCGTACGAGTGTTCGGACTGCGGGAAAAACCTGAGCTGTAGCGCCAGCCTCATTAggcatcagaggacccacacgggggagaagccctttgaatgcttagACTGCGGGGAAAGCTTCAGTGTGAAATCCAGCCTCAGTGACCACCGGAGAATCCACATGGGCGAGAAACCCGATAAATGTACAGACTGTCCAAAGGACGACTGTGTGAGGCCTTGCATTGGTGCAGACGAGAGACTCCACGGAAGAGAAAAGAGGTACAACTGTGCAGATTGTGGGAAGTGCTTTGCCAGGAATTCAAACCTCATTAGACACCAGAGGATCCATACAGGCAAGAAACCATACAACtgcacagagtgtgggaagaactTCCTCTTGAGCTCAGACCTTATTgtccatcagagaacccacacgggagagaaGCCATACCAGTGCTCAGACTGTGGCAAATGCTTTAGCTGGAGTTCTCAGCTCCACGTGCACCAGAGAATCCACACCGGAGAGAAGCCCTATGAGTGCTCAGACTGTGGCAAGAGCTTCACTTGTAGTTCAGGCCTGGCTAGACACCAGAGGACTCATGTAGGAAAGAAATGGTCGCAAAGCCCAGAATGA